In Eremothecium gossypii ATCC 10895 chromosome V, complete sequence, the genomic stretch TGGGCGGCCGCGAGTCTCCCCGCTGGCGGTGCTGCCGCCAGTCACGTGGCTGGCCCTGTCCTGCCCCGCGCTGCGAGTCTCCCCGCTGGTCGGTGCCTGTGGCGCTGGCTGGCTGGCTGCCGCCGGGTCCGCGGACCCGGTCACGTGCCCAGCACATTCCAGACGCACGAAACTCTGCGGGCCAGTGTACCCAAGTAGGCAGAAGCCACCTGCCAGCTGCGTAGCTGGCCTTTTGGCAGCTGGTGGTTCGACGGCCGCCTATTCGTCGCGGGCGTGCTCGACGTAAAGGTTTCTTTTTTTGTGAGCTTGTCTTATCTTTCCTTCTTCATGCGCAGGCTCGGCGTACACTAAAGTACATATGTTGCATAAGGTGTACGCTGCAGAGGCGTCGTTGATGAACCTTTCAGAGCGTGCAGAATAAAAAAATAGTTTCGCTCGTCGGAGGTTAATAACTAGCCAGAAGAGCATTGTGTTGGCAGAGTTATTCGGGACTCTCAACAGTGTTTGTGGAGTGGACAGTGTCTAATCGAGGGCTGTGGCAGAATACACACCAGGCAGAGCGCGGGCAGCGATACGAGACAAGATGGGATTCAGGTTTGGGCTCTCGGGGCTGATATGGTTGGCACAGACGGCGGCGCTTGCGTTTCTTGTGGTGAGCTGCATCACGGCGCCAGTGGTGTCGGACCTTGGGTTGGCGGACGCGGACGGGGTGCAGTACGGCGTGTTCGGGTACTGCATACAGGACCGGGGCTGTTCGCCGGTGTCCGCGAGCTACGGGCCGGAGCGGGTGTTCAGCGGGACGCAGTGGGCGATGGGACAGGACATGCGGCGGGTGCTCGGGCGGATCCTCGTGGTAGCACCTGTGGCCGCGGGGCTCACGCTGCTGGCGGTGGTCTCGAACTTCGTGTCGCAGTTCTCCGGCGTGCACCGGCACGCCGGGATTTTCGTGAGCAACCTGCTCTGGACGATCCTCGCGTTTTTCAGCTCGGCGTTGTTGTGCATAGTGGTGTGGCTTCTGTTCTGGCCGCACCTCACGTGGTGCGCGTACGTGTTGCTAGCTGCGGCGGTGATCCACCTCTTCTGTGTGCCGTTGACGTTCCTGGCGCACTCGCAGGTGTGCCAGGACAGCGATGACGAGTCCCTGCACGGCGCGCTCTCGTCGCAGAAGCTGATGAAGCGCGAGGATGACTACGCCAACAGCTTCAACATGAACGAGTTGCACAAGACGGCTATTGACTCCGACGTGAAGCAGCCGGGCTACTACAAGGTAGCGCCCGTCACCACGGGCGACGTGACTGACTCGACCAAAACCGACTATACCGATATCTACGGGTCCCAGCAGGCACCGCCTCCTCAGCCGTACTTGCGCTCCACGCCTCAGAACAGAAACAGCTATGTGGCCACGGAGCCGCAGACCACGTCTGCGGGGGGGAATGGAGAGGAATCCGGCAAATGGGAGCAGCCGACCTTGGCGCCCTACCCAATGACCGGAGGCTTTTCCGCGCAAGGGTATAACCGGCCGTCTGGCCCTCCGATCCCGCCCTACCCCTCCACCGGCAGCACGAAAGATCGGACTGCGAACTACGACAGGGAGCGCCATGACGCGCGCTCAGGAATGGGGCCTACCGGCGATCCCTCCTACTACCCCGCGGGGATGGAGGGCGTTCAGCAACCTTACTCTGCGATAAATGACGCTTCCAAGAACGGTATTCCTGCGGGCAGTACGGGCGACCACGCCAAAAACAAACTCCCGTATGCCACTTCTACCACGGCTCGCAACGCCGATCCGTCTGCAAGTGGAGTGCGGGGCCCCTATGCGGAGGGTCTTCCAACGGCCTCTTCTTCCAACTACGAGGTTACTCAGCTCTCTTCAGGAAGGATCACAGCGCGGCCGGCACAATCGCCCGCCTATCCCTCATCGGCCGGGGAACCAGTAAAACAGCAACCATATCCGCGACAATCTAGAAACTTGGATTATCCAAACCAACAAGACTTTGATGATGAGGAGTTTGTGAGGCAAAATACGGTCGACCCCGAAGAAAGACCGCCGATAGAGGAAGACGATGGTATCAAGGATGACGACTCGGACTTTACTTCGGTATCTCAGAGAGGTATCAACCCAAATTACTACACCATTGCTGGCAAGCAAGCACCTTACCCACAGACTTTCTCTGCTCCGTTGCCGCATAATCAGGCAATCTATCCGGACCAGCCATATGCTGGTCCTCCACCACCAGATGCTTACCAGACAAGTAATAGTCTGGGCATGAGCCGGCAGGGAGCACACCAGCAGTATGTGTCGCAGGGCTACACGCCGCAACCGCAGGGCTACCAGGCTTCGGGGTACTATTCCGCTCCGTCAACCAGTcagccgcgcgcgccagaCACTTCAGATATGCTCCTCCAGAATAACCCTGACTTTATGATAGGTGGGGCGGCTTCCAATAAGGCCGCCAGGTTCGGTGGGCCCGGTCAAAGAGTGCAGCAGAGTGCAGGATCTACCACAGCCCCTGCCACTTTGTATAAACCAGCATACAAGAAGCGGATGCAGAAGTCGAAAGGAATGGTGGCCGCCTCGTTAAGCAGAGATAGCCCCTACGGCGGCAGATAGGCCTGCCCCCGTGACCTCTCCCGTTGCCAACTTTATGCGCGTTAGAGGGTTCCCTAGAGGAGTGCCACTCACAAAACTCTACGCCGGTTCCTTAATGGACATCTGCATATTGAAATCTGGACTTTTAGCAAAATATAAACCATCTTTGGCCGATTGACTTGGTTATCCGCTTAGGGCCTGCCAATTAACTATGGCGTGTATTACTTTAACATTTTCCATCTATTCATTTCGATATTCCCCCACAACCGGCTCTCTCCGACCACTGCAAGCAGTGCAGTTTCTTAGCCCAATGTCTTGTGTTGTTCTGTGTTGTTATACTTTAATTCTCTGCCTACTATGGGACAGCAGGACAATCTACAATCCCCGTATGCTGCCTTCGTAGAGGCCGCTCCACATATGTAACCAATCTCCAGACTTTATAAACGCTCTACACCTACATGAATTTGCTATCAATTGCGGTCCTCGGCTGGGCGGTCCTCTGGTCTGGCGCCTGCTCCCTTGTCGGGcgtgccgctgctgcgagGCTTCAACAGGACAACAAAAAAAAAGAACACCACCAAAAGGGACAGCAGCATGATCACCTTGCACTTCTGCGTGCGTTTCTGGTAGCCCACGGCCTGGTCCAGCTCccgctgcgcctgcttgAGGTCTATGTTCGTGTTTTCCAGGTTGTAGTCTATCCGGTCCACCACGGTCCCCTGGTCGAGGATCAGCGTCTGCATCTCGCGGAAAATCGTGCTGACCTCCAGCACGCCCTTCGCCAGCTGCGTGATTTCCGCGTCCCGGTCCTCGAGGTACTGCGTCTCGCGCTGCTTCTGTCGCTGCTTCTGCAGCGTCTGCTGCGAATATGAgtccagctcctgctgtGCCTCCCGCTCaccctcctcctccagcagctgcagcgtcTCCTGGTCGTTGGTCGCCGCGGGCAGCGGCTTGAAGTCGTCGTTGTTCAGGAACTTCAGGTAGTTGTTCTGCATCACCCGGAACCGGTGGCTCGCCGCCTGGATCTTCGCCGCGTACGCCCGGCAGCAGTTCTCCAGGATCGCCAGTTCGCCGCGCCCAAGCGCCCGCCCCTGGAACCGCTGCGCTTCACGCCCCGCCTGGAGCCGCTTGATCGCCTCGTAGCACCGCTGCAACCCCGCAATCGTCTTGAAGGACAGTGCCTCGATCTCCCGCTCGTCCGCCGTCTTATCCACGAATCCCGGCAGCGCGTTCTTGCGGTACAGCTTCGCCAGCGCCACCATGTGCACGTCGTTGCCCGCCAGCTCCGCGTCGATCCGCTGCACTTCCTCGAAGAACCCCGGCGGCAGTTGCGCCGCCTGCTTCTGCGCCATCTCCAGCATCGGGtgcgcctcctccgccgccccTATCTCGCCCACCGCCTCCACGTCCCCAGGCTcaccgcccgcgcccggcCCCTGCTGCGAGCGCCAGTGCCGCTGATGCGGAAACGTCCGATGGTACGACAGGAACAGATTGGTGCGGTCGCGATACATTGGTGTCCCTGCGCCTAAAGCTACCTGCCAGCGTGCCGCAGCCAAATCCGCATCCCCCGGTCACGTGCCCACGCCCACGTGCCCCTCATAGCCCTACGCTTCCCTCGTTTTGGCAACAGTCCTCCCGGTAGCCAAGTTGGTTTAAGGCGCCAGACTGTAACGGATTTGTAATCTGGAGATCGGGTGTTCGACTCACCCCCGGGAGATTTTTTTTCTCGAGCCGCCAGCCTTTGTGCTAATTACTGGTAAACTTTTAGGCGCTACGCTCGCACTGAACAAGAGTGGTTTGATGCGGCAACAAAAAGAGTTTCCCAGGAACCAACGTATCCGCGCACAAACAGGGAGCAGTGGCAAGAGTTGGAACAGACAGAGCAGGTGTTGAAGCCACTCAAACATTGGTAGGAGGTTCAAGTCAAGAGCTGCAGAAAATTTTTTGGAGAGCGAATTCGGGAGAGCAGGAGACGCCGGTATGGGGAAACGCGTGTACTTGGATAATACAATAGAGTTCCTAAAAGGGCGTGTGTACCTGGGGGCATACGACTATGCGCCACAGGACTCGGAGGAGGTGGTGTTCTTCACGGTTGAAGACACGTTGTTCTACAACCGGTTTCACCTAGACTTCGGGCCCATGCACATAGGGCACTTGTATCGATTTGCGGTGATCTTCCACGAGATCTTGAACGACCCGGAGAACCACGGGAAGGCGGTGGTGTTCTACTCGTCCACGTCGACGCGACAGCGCGCGAACACGGCGTGCCTCCTCTGCTGCTACATGGTGCTCGTACAGGGGTGGACGCCGCACCAGGTGCTCCAGCCGCTTGCGCAGGTGGACCCGCCGTTCATGCCGTTCCGGGATGCCGGCTACTCGAACGCGGACTTTGAGATCACGATCCAGGACGTCGTGTACGGGATTTGGCGCGCGAAGGAGACAGGGCTCGTGGACTTGAACACATTCCGGCTCGAGGTGTACGAGAAGTACGAGCGCGTCGAGAACGGCGACTTCAATGTGCTCACGCCGGACTTCATTGCGTTTGCATCGCCGGAGGAGGACATGCGGCGGCCGTACGTGTCGGGCCGCACGCGCTTGAACCAGCCGTTCAAGCGCGTGTTGGAGTTCTTCAAGGACAATAACGTGCAGTTGGTGGTTCGCCTCAATTCGCATTTATACCGTGCCCAGCACTTTGAGGACGTCGGAATCAAGCATCTTGACATGATATTCGAGGACGGCACATGTCCTGACCTATCTATTGTCAAGAACTTTGTGGGCGCGGCGGAAACTATCATCAATCAGGGCGGCAAAATCGCAGTGCATTGCAAAGCGGGCTTGGGCCGCACTGGCTGTTTAATTGGCGCGCATCTTATTTACACTTATGGTTTTACTGCGAATGAGTGCATTGGTTTTCTCCGGTTCATACGTCCGGGTATGGTAGTAGGACCGCAACAGCATTGGATATACTTGAACCAGAACACGTTTCGCGAATGGAAATACACGATGAAGTTAAGTATAGAACCCAGTGATTTAATCTGTGGACTCTACCCGCTAGTAACATTGGAAGAATACAAACTGCAGAAGAAGGCTCTTCGGAAATCCAAAGCAGATCATGAGGGGGACTACACTGTCGATGAAAACACTGTCACGCCCCCAAATAAAACCTTGGCTAGCCGGAATAATGAATTTTCGCATACAAATGCTGTCCCACAGGAGTCTCCAGGACAGCCCCGGAAAGGGCAGGATGGTTCGAACACCATTGAAGATATAAATAATAAGACTAAGCCAGTTTCCAGCAATGGAAAACCGCCAAGAAAGGTTGATGAAAACACTTCGAGAGTCCATCATAGCAACAATAGCGATAACGAGGAAGACTCCATGCTGATCGACAGTAGCAATGCCACCACAAAATCACCGTTATCTTCCATGACCAAAAAACAAACTACAAACACTTCTATGGACGATGAGTTTGCCTTGCGGCAGATACTCCCTAAAAATAGACGTTTAGCATCTTCGGGTTTGGCTACTACTGATAAAAGATCGGCTAGTGGAGCAGGAGTGAGGAAGGTTTCCGGCACAGCGAAGCGCTGAGGTTTTAAGAACTCGTAAGAATCATTATGTCTCTTCTTCAACCGAATTGTACCGTACCTTAGACTGTCACCCTTAAGAGATGCATTTCTGTTGCATCCAAGGAGCCGACTGTATCTTCGATGCGAGTAGCGATGAAAAGAACATGCACAATAATCCAGACCTTAAACCTATAAACTGTAAAATATGTGCTCTTTCTATCCTTATCGTTGAAACCGTTCGCTCAGTTTCCCCAACCTTCATATTACGTACCACAGAAAGCATATCTTAAGCATTTGTTATATATAGCACGGTATCAGTAATTCACCACTTTTATGCCTCACGCTGTTATAGCGTGTGGCTAACTTCCCACCACTCTCACTCGGCTGCGACCAGGCCATTTCCCAGCGCGCCACTTCATTGCCCAGAATGGCATATTTACGTACACATTCGAGTAGTCTGGTTGCGATGCCCTGCCCCCTCTGCTTCCTACAGACCCAAATACGAGAGATCCCTAACCGAACTCTAGGCACAACTTCCGGCACAAGCTCTCGCGTACTGACACGCATCCATCGGCCACGGCTGTCATCCTCCTTCAAGTATTCGACCGTGATCGCGCCTACTGCCCTACCATCTTTAATATAGACAAAGGCTCTCCCCATGCTGCTTGTTCCTTCCTCAGACCAAAAGTCATTCTCATCGTGCGGAGCTGTGAGCTCATTATTAACTATGTACATGATCTCCATCATCGCTTTCACCTCCGCAGTCTTGCCAGGAGTGATGTATACGATGTAATCCTCTCGGTCCGCTTTCGCCCCGTTACCGCTGGCGTTCCCCCCAGAGGTCGAGGGCGGAGTGATGTACTGGCTGCTACAAGTGTCTTGTATGGCTGTCCCCCACGATGCAAGCCACTTTTTACCGTACAAGTGCAGATCATGGTACTTCTTATGCTCCGCGCAGTCTGCAGGGGAATCGATGATGTATGACATCTGACACTCTGTGCATTTCTTAAGCGTGGCAGAACTATGCGCAAACTTTAGCCTGGACTGAAGTAGTTTCGTAGGTTTCCTGGGTGATCTATTCTTCTTTACTCCCGCCATCTTCGCCGAAACGAGCGCGAGGTCATCACTATTACTTTTGATATTCTGAGTGAGACGATCTTACCGAAGGCGAAACCTCTTCACAGTAGTTTTTTATCTATGGCCGAACAGTACAACTGAGAACTGAACGTCTGACACGCACCGAATAGGCACGATGGTCCAAAGAACTGTTGCAGTTATGATTCTAAGGAAAGCCCATTCATGAACTAAAATGCCTTGGAAATAAAAGTTATACGATTATTTATGTTTATTTGATAGAAATACAAGGAAGCTACGACAGTAGTGTAAATCTACATGTCATAACACAGAAAAGAGCAGAAAGTAGTCAATTACTGCTGCCATTTTATAGTCCCTATTTTATATTAGGTATCCGGGGTTTAACCCAATAGGTAGAAAAATGGAATGGCCAAAGCCAACAATGAAGGATGCTTCTTGACACCGGCGCCATCAAAGACCGAGATGGAAGACGAAGGAGCAGTCGCTGAGGAAGAGACCCGCGATGGATAACCGGATGAAGAAGTGACGGATGGGTGTGGTGGAGCGGAAGTGTGGCAGTTGCCCTCTGGACATTGAGCACCTGGCTTGTTACCTGTTGGTTGCCCACCGACTGGAGTCTCAGTAGCAGGCGGGACAGTGGTTGGTGTGGACAACTGACAGCCGCCTTCTGGGCAGACGGTCTTAGTGGTCTTGTTCCCTAAGGTTGCAGTGACAGTCGTTAAACCGTTAGAGTTGGTACCAGTACCTGTCACAACAGGAGGTAGCTCTTTCACCTTCGTGGTATGGGTGGCCACGCTGGTAGTACCATTAACCATGTGGGTGGTTGTGCTTTCAGCGTACGCCTCGTTGTATGTAACAGTCACCACAATATCTTGAACGATGATGGTCGTGGTGTCGTCCTCCGCTGCGGGAACGGGTGTAGGAGTGGCATTAGGTGGAGCCGAAACGGAAGAGCCAGTGTTGTGCACAAAAGCGTGAGTAACTGGAACAGATGGCACCGCCTTGGAAGCCGGAACAGAAGAGCCGGTTTCATGTACAGGGCTTGTGGTAACTGGGGCTGTAGAAGCAGACGCAGACGCAGACGCAGACACAGGAGTAGGTTCTGTAGCTGGAGCAAAGGTTGTCACTGTTTCGCACTCTCCGTTATCGCAGTTGGTGATGGTAACCACCTGTTCAATAACCGAGGTGTACGTGGTGGTGATATCATCGGAAGTTATCACGATGATAGATTCCGAAGCCCCACTAGGTTTAGGTGGGGCACTACCAACAGGAGTAGAAGATACAGCGGAGCCGGATGGCTTCTGGCCGCTAGAGACTGGGACGGACGTGGTGCCGGATGGCTTCTGGCCGCTAGAGACTGGGACGGACGTGGTGCCGGTTGGCTTGTGTTCGCTAGATGGAGGAACAGACGTGGTGCCGGTTGGCGCACATGGAACAGTGGTCTTCAAGGTGACGACACTGCCGCTGACAGTAGTGGTAACAGTCTGGGTAGTGTAGCTCTCAGCGGACGATCCGGTCGTCGAGGAAACGTTTTCTGAGGTCTTTGGCAGAACAGAGGTACCAGTTGCCGGAATAGAGCTGCCTGCAGATCCTGATGGCACCTTTCCGCTAGAGGAAGGAACCGATGTGCTAGCAGATGGCTTCGCGGCGCTAGAGACTGGCACGGACGTGTTGCCGGTTGGTGTACATGGGACAGTGGTCTTCAAGGTGACGACACTGCCGCTGACAGTAGTGGTAACAGTCTGGGTAGTGTAGCTCTCAGCGGACGATCCGGTCGTCGAAGAAACGTTCTCTGTGGTCTTTGGTACAACAGAGGTGCCGGTCGTCACAGGGATAGAGCTGTTAGTGGAGCCTGATGGCTTGTGTTCGCTAGATGGAGGAACAGACGTGGTGCCGGTTGGTGTACATGGGACAGTGGTCTTCAAGGTGACGACACTGCCGCTGACAGTAGTGGTAACAGTCTGGGTAGTGTAGCTCTCAGCGGACGATCCGGTCGTCGAGGAAACGTTTTCTGAGGTCTTTGGCAGAACAGAGGTACCAGTTGCCGGAATAGAGCTGCCTGCAGATCCTGATGGCACCTTTCCGCTAGAGGAAGGAACCGATGTGCTAGCAGATGGCTTCGCGGCGCTAGAGACTGGCACGGACGTGTTGCCGGTTGGTGTACATGGGACAGTGGTCTTCAAGGTGACGACACTGCCGCTGACAGTAGTGGTAACAGTCTGGGTAGTGTAGCTCTCAGCGGACGATCCGGTCGTCGAGGAAACGTTTTCTGAGGTCTTTGGCAGAACGGAGGTCCCGGTCGTCACAGGGATAGAGCTGTTAGTGGAGCCTGATGGCTTGTGTTCGCTAGATGGAGGAACAGACGTGGTACCAGTTGGCTCACA encodes the following:
- a CDS encoding AEL027Wp (Syntenic homolog of Saccharomyces cerevisiae YOL019W and YFR012W (DCV1)); translated protein: MGFRFGLSGLIWLAQTAALAFLVVSCITAPVVSDLGLADADGVQYGVFGYCIQDRGCSPVSASYGPERVFSGTQWAMGQDMRRVLGRILVVAPVAAGLTLLAVVSNFVSQFSGVHRHAGIFVSNLLWTILAFFSSALLCIVVWLLFWPHLTWCAYVLLAAAVIHLFCVPLTFLAHSQVCQDSDDESLHGALSSQKLMKREDDYANSFNMNELHKTAIDSDVKQPGYYKVAPVTTGDVTDSTKTDYTDIYGSQQAPPPQPYLRSTPQNRNSYVATEPQTTSAGGNGEESGKWEQPTLAPYPMTGGFSAQGYNRPSGPPIPPYPSTGSTKDRTANYDRERHDARSGMGPTGDPSYYPAGMEGVQQPYSAINDASKNGIPAGSTGDHAKNKLPYATSTTARNADPSASGVRGPYAEGLPTASSSNYEVTQLSSGRITARPAQSPAYPSSAGEPVKQQPYPRQSRNLDYPNQQDFDDEEFVRQNTVDPEERPPIEEDDGIKDDDSDFTSVSQRGINPNYYTIAGKQAPYPQTFSAPLPHNQAIYPDQPYAGPPPPDAYQTSNSLGMSRQGAHQQYVSQGYTPQPQGYQASGYYSAPSTSQPRAPDTSDMLLQNNPDFMIGGAASNKAARFGGPGQRVQQSAGSTTAPATLYKPAYKKRMQKSKGMVAASLSRDSPYGGR
- the TLG2 gene encoding t-SNARE syntaxin TLG2 (Syntenic homolog of Saccharomyces cerevisiae YOL018C (TLG2)), giving the protein MYRDRTNLFLSYHRTFPHQRHWRSQQGPGAGGEPGDVEAVGEIGAAEEAHPMLEMAQKQAAQLPPGFFEEVQRIDAELAGNDVHMVALAKLYRKNALPGFVDKTADEREIEALSFKTIAGLQRCYEAIKRLQAGREAQRFQGRALGRGELAILENCCRAYAAKIQAASHRFRVMQNNYLKFLNNDDFKPLPAATNDQETLQLLEEEGEREAQQELDSYSQQTLQKQRQKQRETQYLEDRDAEITQLAKGVLEVSTIFREMQTLILDQGTVVDRIDYNLENTNIDLKQAQRELDQAVGYQKRTQKCKVIMLLSLLVVFFFFVVLLKPRSSGTPDKGAGARPEDRPAEDRN
- the CDC14 gene encoding phosphoprotein phosphatase CDC14 (Syntenic homolog of Saccharomyces cerevisiae YFR028C (CDC14)) gives rise to the protein MGKRVYLDNTIEFLKGRVYLGAYDYAPQDSEEVVFFTVEDTLFYNRFHLDFGPMHIGHLYRFAVIFHEILNDPENHGKAVVFYSSTSTRQRANTACLLCCYMVLVQGWTPHQVLQPLAQVDPPFMPFRDAGYSNADFEITIQDVVYGIWRAKETGLVDLNTFRLEVYEKYERVENGDFNVLTPDFIAFASPEEDMRRPYVSGRTRLNQPFKRVLEFFKDNNVQLVVRLNSHLYRAQHFEDVGIKHLDMIFEDGTCPDLSIVKNFVGAAETIINQGGKIAVHCKAGLGRTGCLIGAHLIYTYGFTANECIGFLRFIRPGMVVGPQQHWIYLNQNTFREWKYTMKLSIEPSDLICGLYPLVTLEEYKLQKKALRKSKADHEGDYTVDENTVTPPNKTLASRNNEFSHTNAVPQESPGQPRKGQDGSNTIEDINNKTKPVSSNGKPPRKVDENTSRVHHSNNSDNEEDSMLIDSSNATTKSPLSSMTKKQTTNTSMDDEFALRQILPKNRRLASSGLATTDKRSASGAGVRKVSGTAKR
- the ECO1 gene encoding Eco1p (Syntenic homolog of Saccharomyces cerevisiae YFR027W (ECO1)), coding for MAGVKKNRSPRKPTKLLQSRLKFAHSSATLKKCTECQMSYIIDSPADCAEHKKYHDLHLYGKKWLASWGTAIQDTCSSQYITPPSTSGGNASGNGAKADREDYIVYITPGKTAEVKAMMEIMYIVNNELTAPHDENDFWSEEGTSSMGRAFVYIKDGRAVGAITVEYLKEDDSRGRWMRVSTRELVPEVVPRVRLGISRIWVCRKQRGQGIATRLLECVRKYAILGNEVARWEMAWSQPSESGGKLATRYNSVRHKSGELLIPCYI